One Setaria italica strain Yugu1 chromosome I, Setaria_italica_v2.0, whole genome shotgun sequence DNA window includes the following coding sequences:
- the LOC101784620 gene encoding uncharacterized protein LOC101784620, translating to MEWTTVETGDGAKLSVRVFRPPASGEEPEAAGDVAVVLVHPYTILGGVQGLLRGMAEGVARRGYTAVTFDMRGAGRSTGRASLTGSTEVGDVAAVCRWVTENIRPRGILLVGSSAGAPIAGSAVDKVDEVIGYVSIGYPFGLLASVLFGRHHDAILKSQKPKLFIMGTKDGFTSVKQLQNKLKSAAGRVDTHLIEGAGHFQMEGPAFDAQMVDLIVKFIGSLPK from the exons ATGGAGTGGACGACGGTGGAGACGGGGGACGGCGCGAAGCTCAGCGTGCGGGTCTTCAGGCCCCCGGCGTCCGGGGaggagccggaggcggcgggggacgTGGCGGTGGTGCTCGTGCACCCCTACACCATCCTCGGTGGCGTGCAGGGCCTGCTGCGGGGGATGGCGGAGGGCGTCGCGCGGCGGGGGTACACCGCCGTCACCTTCGACATGCGCGGGGCCGGGCGGTCCACGGGGCGGGCCTCGCTCACGGGCTCCACCGAGGTCGGGGACGTCGCCGCCGTCTGCCGGTGGGTCACCGAGAACATCAGGCCGCGCGGCATCCTCCTCGTCGGATCCTCCGCTG GTGCGCCGATTGCAGGGTCTGCAGTTGATAAGGTTGACGAGGTGATTGGTTATGTTAGTATCGGGTACCCATTTGGTCTTTTGGCCTCGGTCCTATTCGGCAGGCATCATGATGCTATACTCAAGTCTCAAAAACCAAAGCTATTCATCATGGGAACCAAAGACGGATTCACAAGCGTGAAACAGTTGCAAAACAAGCTCAAATCTGCAGCTGGACGGGTTGATACACACTTGATTGAAGGAGCTGGGCACTTCCAAATGGAGGGCCCTGCTTTTGATGCCCAGATGGTAGATCTTATTGTTAAATTCATTGGTTCCTTGCCAAAATAG
- the LOC101783555 gene encoding fatty acid desaturase DES2: protein MGAGGRMTEKEREKQELLGRAAGGAAMQRSPVDKPPFTLGQIKKAIPPHCFERSVIKSFSYVVYDLVIVAALLYFALVFIPALPSPLHFAAWPLYWIMQGCVCTGVWVIAHECGHHAFSDYQLLDDIVGLVLHSSLMVPYFSWKYSHRRHHSNTGSLERDEVFVPKKKEAMPWYTPYVYNNPVGRLLHIVVQLTLGWPLYLTTNASGRPYPRFACHYDPYGPIYNDRERMQIFISDAGVMAVSFGLYKLAATFGFWWVVRIYAVPLLIVNAWLVLITYLQHTHPALPHYDSSEWDWLRGALATMDRDYGILNRVFHNITDTHVAHHLFSTMPHYHAMEATKAIKPILGEYYQFDPTPVAKATWREARECIYVEPEDRKGVFWYNNKF from the coding sequence ATGGGTGCTGGTGGCAGGATGACGGAGAAGGAGCGGGAGAAGCAGGAGCTGCTCGGCCGTGCTGCCGGTGGTGCTGCAATGCAGCGCTCACCAGTGGACAAGCCACCATTCACGCTGGGTCAGATCAAGAAGGCCATCCCACCTCACTGCTTCGAGCGCTCGGTGATCAAGTCCTTCTCCTACGTGGTCTATGACCTCGTCATCGTCGCTGCGCTCCTGTACTTCGCGCTGGTCTTCATCCCAGCGCTCCCGAGCCCTCTCCACTTTGCCGCCTGGCCGCTCTACTGGATCATGCAGGGCTGCGTGTGCACCGGCGTGTGGGTCATCGCGCACGAGTGCGGCCACCATGCCTTCTCCGACTACCAGCTCCTCGACGACATCGTCGGCCTGGTGCTGCACTCGTCGCTGATGGTGCCGTACTTCTCATGGAAGTACAGCCACCGGCGCCACCACTCGAACACGGGCTCCCTGGAGCGTGACGAGGTGTTCGTCCCCAAGAAGAAGGAAGCTATGCCGTGGTACACCCCGTACGTGTACAACAACCCCGTCGGCCGGCTGCTGCACATCGTCGTGCAGCTCACCCTCGGGTGGCCGCTGTACCTGACGACCAACGCGTCGGGGCGCCCCTACCCGCGCTTCGCCTGCCACTACGACCCCTACGGCCCGATCTACAACGACCGGGAGCGCATGCAGATCTTCATCTCTGACGCCGGCGTCATGGCCGTGTCGTTCGGGCTGTACAAGCTGGCGGCGACGTTCGGATTCTGGTGGGTGGTGCGCATCTACGCCGTGCCGCTGCTGATCGTGAACGCGTGGCTGGTGCTCATCACCTACCTGCAGCACACCCACCCGGCGCTCCCGCACTACGACTCGAGCGAGTGGGACTGGCTGCGCGGGGCGCTGGCCACCATGGACCGCGACTACGGCATCCTCAACCGCGTGTTCCACAACATCACGGACACGCACGTCGCGCACCACCTCTTCTCCACCATGCCGCACTACCACGCCATGGAGGCCACCAAGGCGATCAAGCCCATCCTCGGCGAGTACTACCAGTTCGACCCGACACCCGTGGCCAAGGCGACCTGGCGCGAGGCCAGGGAGTGCATCTACGTCGAGCCCGAGGACCGCAAGGGCGTCTTCTGGTACAACAACAAGTTCTAG
- the LOC101783954 gene encoding protein NRT1/ PTR FAMILY 7.3 has product MDPTTVDSKWMSPVTEDGSMDRRGKPAVKATTGRWRSAILLLANYGLVTCAFFGVGVNLVVFLRRVLHQDNAEAANNISKWTGTVYIFSLIGAFLSDSYWGRYITCAIFQIIYVTGLVILSLASWFLLVNPTGCGGVNSRCDEPSAPGVALFYLSTYMIAFGNGGYQPSIATFGSDQFDETDPEEARSKVAFFTYFYLALNVGSLFSNTVLVYYEDSGRWVMGFWVSAAAAALALVLFLLGTPNYRHFKPSGNPLTRIAQVLVAASRKWRAEVPRGELLHEVEGEDPKVSGIRRILHSDELRFFDRAATVTEEERSTPERMEDPWRLCTVTQVEEVKCILRMLPIWLCTIVYSVVFTQMASLFVEQGATMNTTIGSFRIPAASMSLFDILSVLVFIAVYRRALVPAMARVSGNPRGLTELQRMGVGLVIGMAAMVVAGVVEVERLRRVAAPDQPSSLSVLWQVPQYALIGASEVFMYVGQLEFFNGQAPDGVKSFGSALCMASISLGNYVSIMLVSVVTSLTAGERRPGWIPGNLNSGHLDRFYFLLAVLSLVDLAVYIPCAVWYKGIRLDGGDEVRKASAHV; this is encoded by the exons ATGGATCCCACTACTGTTGATTCGAAGTGGATGTCGCCCGTCACTGAGGACGGGTCCATGGATAGACGAGGAAAACCAGCTGTCAAAGCAACCACTGGAAGATGGAGATCTGCCATCCTGCTGCTAG CTAACTACGGCCTGGTCACGTGCGCCTTCTTCGGCGTCGGGGTGAACCTGGTGGTGTTCCTGCGGCGGGTGCTCCACCAGGACAACGCCGAGGCGGCCAACAACATCAGCAAGTGGACCGGCACCGTCTACATCTTCTCCCTCATCGGCGCCTTCCTCAGCGACTCCTACTGGGGCCGATACATCACCTGCGCCATCTTCCAGATCATCTACGTCACG ggCCTGGTGATACTGTCGCTCGCGTCATGGTTCTTGCTGGTGAATCCCACTGGCTGCGGCGGCGTCAACTCGCGCTGCGACGAGCCGTCGGCGCCCGGCGTCGCGCTCTTCTACCTGTCCACCTACATGATCGCCTTTGGCAACGGCGGGTACCAGCCTTCCATCGCCACGTTCGGGTCGGACCAGTTCGACGAGACGGACCCCGAGGAGGCCCGCTCCAAGGTCGCCTTCTTCACCTACTTCTACCTGGCGCTCAACGTCGGATCCCTCTTTTCCAACACCGTGCTGGTCTACTACGAGGATTCCGGCCGGTGGGTCATGGGGTTCTGggtctcggccgccgccgcggcgctggcaCTCGTGCTCTTCCTCCTCGGCACCCCCAACTACCGGCACTTCAAGCCGAGCGGCAACCCGCTGACCCGCATCGCGCAGGTGCTCGTCGCCGCGTCCCGCAAGTGGCGCGCCGAGGTGCCCCGCGGCGAGCTCCTCCACGAGGTTGAGGGAGAGGACCCCAAGGTCTCGGGCATCCGCCGGATCCTCCACAGCGACGAGCTCCGGTTCTTCGACAGGGCAGCGACGGTCACCGAGGAGGAGCGCAGCACGCCGGAGAGGATGGAGGACCCGTGGCGTCTCTGCACGGTGAcgcaggtggaggaggtgaAGTGCATCCTGAGGATGCTTCCCATCTGGCTGTGCACGATCGTGTACTCGGTGGTGTTCACCCAGATGGCGTCGCTGTTCGTGGAGCAGGGTGCCACCATGAACACCACCATCGGGTCCTTCCGCATCCCCGCCGCGAGCATGTCGCTCTTCGACATCCTCAGCGTGCTGGTGTTCATCGCCGTGTACCGCCGCGCGCTGGTCCCGGCCATGGCTCGGGTGTCGGGGAACCCGCGGGGCCTTACGGAGCTGCAGCGGATGGGCGTCGGGCTCGTGATCGGCATGGCGGCCATGGTGGTCGCCggcgtggtggaggtggagcgccTGCGGCGCGTGGCGGCGCCGGACCAGCCGAGCTCCCTGAGCGTGCTGTGGCAGGTGCCGCAGTACGCGCTGATCGGGGCGTCGGAGGTGTTCATGTACGTGGGGCAGCTTGAGTTCTTCAACGGGCAGGCCCCCGACGGCGTGAAGAGCTTCGGGAGCGCGCTGTGCATGGCGTCCATCTCCCTGGGGAACTACGTGAGCATCATGCTGGTGAGCGTGGTCACCAGCCTCACCGCCGGGGAGCGGCGGCCCGGGTGGATCCCGGGGAACCTCAACTCGGGACACCTCGACAGATTCTACTTCCTCCTCGCCGTGCTCTCGCTCGTGGACCTCGCCGTGTACATCCCCTGCGCGGTGTGGTACAAGGGAATCAggctcgacggcggcgacgaggtgaGGAAGGCCTCCGCGCACGTTTAA